Proteins encoded within one genomic window of Lagenorhynchus albirostris chromosome 9, mLagAlb1.1, whole genome shotgun sequence:
- the CCDC89 gene encoding coiled-coil domain-containing protein 89 — MPQEETALRMDTPPSEEPLDKQNKNLENQEEEMEFKELDGLREALANLRGLSEEEKSEKAKLYSRIQEQSQLICILKRRSDEALERCRILELLNTELEEKRMQDAEKLKAKSEQAQRLEERFMTLAANHELMIRFKDEHKSQNIKLREENEKLRMENDHLFSQALKDQEAKVLQLTARSEALTKELESLKQRSAQEACQAQAREKELLELFQSQQACAHTKDTEQLRNQLQSLKQQHQQAMEQMAKAEEAHSQLNQELQARLQTVTCEKDELLQLSMERGKVLQNKQAEIRQLEEKLETADVARRRALERFEQEAVAVDSNLRVRELQRRLDGIQKAYDELRLQSEAFKKHSLDLLSKERELNAKLRHLFP, encoded by the coding sequence ATGCCTCAGGAAGAGACGGCTCTCAGGATGGACACCCCACCCTCTGAAGAACCCTtagataagcaaaacaaaaatctagaaaACCAGGAAGAGGAGATGGAGTTTAAGGAACTAGATGGTCTGAGGGAAGCCTTGGCAAACCTCCGGGGACTGTCCGAAGAGGAGAAGAGTGAGAAGGCGAAGCTGTACTCCCGCATCCAGGAGCAGTCCCAGCTCATCTGCATCCTGAAGCGGAGGTCAGACGAGGCCCTGGAGCGCTGCCGGATCCTGGAGCTGCTcaacacagagctggaggagaagAGGATGCAGGATGCTGAGAAGCTGAAGGCCAAGAGCGAGCAGGCCCAGAGGCTGGAGGAACGCTTTATGACCCTGGCAGCCAACCATGAGTTGATGATCCGCTTCAAGGACGAACACAAAAGTCAGAACATCAAGCTGAGAGAGGAGAATGAGAAGCTGAGGATGGAGAATGACCACCTCTTCAGCCAGGCTCTGAAGGACCAGGAGGCCAAAGTATTGCAGCTCACTGCCCGGAGTGAGGCCCTCACCAAGGAGCTGGAGTCTCTGAAACAGAGGAGCGCTCAGGAGGCCTGCCAGGCCCAGGCCCGAGAGAAGGAACTGCTGGAGCTGTTCCAGAGCCAGCAGGCCTGCGCCCACACCAAGGACACAGAGCAGCTGCGCAACCAGCTGCAGAGCCTCAAGCAGCAGCACCAACAGGCCATGGAGCAGATGGCCAAGGCCGAGGAGGCACACAGCCAGCTGAACCAGGAGCTGCAGGCCAGGCTGCAGACCGTCACTTGTGAGAAAGACGAGCTGTTGCAGCTGTCCATGGAGAGGGGCAAGGTGCTTCAGAACAAGCAAGCAGAGATCCGCCAGCTTGAGGAGAAGTTGGAGACGGCCGATGTGGCCAGGAGGCGTGCGCTAGAGCGGTTTGAACAAGAGGCAGTGGCCGTGGACAGTAACTTGAGAGTCCGCGAACTCCAGCGCAGGCTAGATGGGATCCAGAAGGCCTATGATGAACTCAGGCTGCAGTCAGAAGCCTTCAAAAAGCACAGCCTGGATCTTTTAAGCAAGGAGAGAGAACTCAACGCCAAACTCCGCCATCTCTTTCCATAA